From the genome of Streptomyces sp. S4.7:
TCACTGCTGCGGATCGTGGCGCAGCTGCTGCTGCCCTTCGTGGCGGGGCAGTTGCTGCGCCGCTGGGTCGGCGGATTCCTCACCCGGCACCGCACGCTGCTGGGCCGGGTGGACCGCGGATCGATCCTGCTGGTCGTCTACACGGCCTTCAGCCAGGGCATGGTGGCCGGTGTCTGGAACCGCGTGACTCCGGGGCGGCTCGGCGCGCTGTTCGCGGTCGAGGTAGTGCTGCTCGCGACGATGCTGACGGTCAGCTGGTACGGGGCGCGCCGACTGGGCTTCGACAGGGCGGACCGGGTGGCGATCCAGTTCGCCGGGTCGAAGAAGAGCCTCGCGGCCGGTCTGCCGATGGCGAGCGTGCTGTTCGGCGCGCAGGCCAGCCTCGCGGTGCTGCCGCTGATGCTGTTCCACATGCTGCAACTGGTGGTCTGCGCGATGATCGCGAAGCGCCGCTCACGCGACCCCCTGCCCGCCGAAACCCTGTCCGACGCCCCATCCACGGACCGGCCTACCCCCGTGCGGGCGTCGACACCGACTCAGAGCGCCCCGGAGGCGAACCGAGCTGAACGTGCGGGCCTGAACAGCGGGCGAAGACTGCGGCGAGTGAGCCGAAGGGGCGCGGCGGTGTCGAGAGGGAGAGCGCGCGGAGGCCCCGAGGGACGAGGGGGTGAGCACGGTCGACCGTCGATGTCGGCTTGAGGCGTCTTCGAGGTGAACCGAGCTGAACGTGCGGGCCTGAACAGCGGGCGAAGACTGCGGCGAGTGAGCCGAAGGGGCGCGGCGGTGTCGAGAGGGAGAGCGCGCGGAGGCCCCGAGGGACGAGGGGGTGAGCACGGTCGACCGTCGACACCGACTCAGAGCGCCCCGGAGGCGAACCGAGCCCAAAAACAAAAGGGGGAGGGACCCCGGCCGGCGCAGGGGGCGCTCCCCGCCGGCCGGGGCCTTGTCCCGTGTATCCCGTGCCGCGGCAGCGCGTCACACTTCGCTGTGGAGAGCGACGCGCTCGTCGCCGGCATACACGTTCATGGAGGGGCCGCGGAGGAAGCCGACCAGGGTCAGCCCGGCCTCCGCGGCGAGGTCGACGGCGAGTGACGACGGTGCGGAGACCGCCGCCAGGACCGGGATACCGGCCATCACCGCCTTCTGGGCGAGTTCGAAGGACGCTCTGCCCGACACGAGCAGGATCACCCGTGACAGGGGCAGCAGACCCTGCTGGAGTGCCCGGCCGACGAGTTTGTCGACCGCGTTGTGGCGGCCCACGTCCTCCCGGATGTCGAGGAGTTCTCCGTCCTCGGAGAACAGGGCCGCCGCGTGCAGACCCCCGGTCCGGTCGAAGACCCGCTGTGCCTCCCGCAACCGGTCGGGGAGGACGGAAAGCAGAGCCGGTTCGACGCGGACCGGGGGAGTGTCGGCGATCGGGAAGCGCGCCGTGGTGCGTACGGCGTCGAGGCTGGCCTTGCCGCACAGGCCGCACGAGGACGTGGTGTAGACGTTGCGTTCCAGCGTGATGTCCGGCACCGGGACACCGGGTGCGAGCTGGACGTCCACCACGTTGTACGTGTTCCTGCCGTCGTCCGTCGCTCCCGCGCAGTACACGATCGACCGGACGTCGTCGGCCGAGCCGAGTACGCCCTCGCTGACCAGGAATCCGGCGGCGAGCGCGAAGTCGTCGCCCGGGGTGCGCATGGTGATGGCGAGCGGCTTGCCGTTCAGCCGGATCTCCATCGGCTCCTCGGCGACCAGGGTGTCCGGGCGGGTGGTGACAGCCCCGTCCCTGATGCGGATGGTGCGGCGGCGCTCGGTGACGCGTCCCACGGTGATCCTCCCCTTCCTCGCTCGATCCGACTCCGCCGGTGCCGGTGCCGGTGCTCGTCCCGGTGCCGTTACCCGCGCTGTTGCGCGTGCTGGTAACCGAAGCGGCCCTTGATGCACAGGTTGCCGTGGGTCACCGGGTTGTCGTGCGGTGAGGTGACCTTGACGATCTCATTCTCCTGCACGTGCAGGGTGAGGTTGCAGCCGACGCCGCAGTACGCGCAGATCGTCGTGGTCTCCGTCTGCGCCGACTCGTCCCAGGTGCCCGCCTCGCGCATGTCGAACTCGGACTTGAAGCTGAGCGCGCCCGTCGGACAGACCTCGATGCAGTTGCCGCAGTAGACACACGCCGACTCGGGCAGCGCCACGGCGTGCTCGGTGGAGATACGGGCGTCGAAGCCGCGCCCGGCGACGGAGATGGCGAAGGTGTTCTGCCACTGGTCGCCGCACGCGTCCACACACTTGTAGCAGAGGATGCATTTGTCGAGGTCCCGGACGTAGAGATCGTTGTCGATCTTCGGCGTCTCGTTGACACGGGCCGCGTCGGGCCCGAACCGGTCGGGCTTGGCCTCGTACTCCTTGATCCACTCGGCCGCGCGGGGTGTCGTGGACAGGTCGGTCGACGACGCGAGCAGTTCCAGGACCACCTTGCGGCTGGTCCGGGCGCGCTCGGAGTCCGTGCTGACCTTCATCCCCGCCTCCGCCCGGCGTGAGCACGCGGGCGCCAGCGTACGGGCGCCCTCGACCTCCACGACGCAGACCCGGCACGCGTTCTTCGGCGTGAGCGTGTCGCCCTCGCAGAGCGTCGGGATGTCCTTGCCGGCGGCCCGGCAGGCGTCCAGGATCGTGGAGCCCTCGGGGACCCGGGTGGGCTCGCCGTCGAGTGTGAACTCCAGCAGACGGCGCGGCAGTTGAAGAGGAACAACGGTCACTTGAAAGCCCCCAGACGGTCGATGGCGGATTCGACGGCGTTCCACGCGGTCTGTCCGAGACCGCAGATGGAGGCGTCGCGCATGGTCTGACCGACTTCGCGCAGCAGCGCGACGTCGTCCGAGGCCGCGGCGCCCGTACGGTCCTTGATGCGGTGCAGCGCCTCCTCCTGGCGGACGGTGCCGACCCGGCAGGGCACGCACTGACCGCAGGACTCGTCGCGGAAGAACTCGGCGATGCGCAGCAGCGTCCTGGGCAGGCCGACGGTGTCGTCCATGACCAGGACCACGCCGGAGCCGAGGGTGGTGCCGGCGGCCCTGGTCCCCTCGAAGGTGAGCGGGATGTCCCGTTCGTCGGGCCGTACGAAACCGCCGGCCGCGCCGCCGAGCAGGATCGCCCTGATCTCGGTCGGTGTGCCCGCGAGATCGAGCAGTTCGCCGAGTGTGGCGCCGAACGGCAGCTCGTAGATGCCGGGCCGCTCGACGTTGCCCGAGACGCAGAAGAGTTTCGGCCCGGTGGAGTTCTCGGTGCCGATCGCCGCGTACGCCTCGGCGCCCGTCGTCAGGATGGGCAGCACGTTGATCAGTGTCTCGACGTTGTTGGCGGCCGTCGGCTTGCCGAACAGCCCCTTCTCCACCGGGAACGGCGGCTTGGAGCGCGGTTCGCCGCGGAAGCCCTCGATCGAGTTGAAGAGGGCCGTCTCCTCGCCGCAGATGTACGCGCCGGCGCCCCGGCGGATCTCGATGTCGAAGGCGTAACCCTGGCCGAGGACGTCGTCGCCCAGGAACCCGAGCAGCCGGGCCTGGGTGAGGGCGTTCTCCAGACGGTGCAGGGCGCGCGGGTACTCGCCGCGCAGATAGAGGTAGCCGACATGGGCGCCGGTGGCGTAACCGGCGATCGTCATGGCCTCGATCAGGGCGAACGGGTCGCCCTCCATGATCACCCGGTCCTTGAAGGTGCCGGGCTCCGATTCGTCGGCGTTGCAGACCAGATAGTGCGGCCGGTCGGGCTGGGACGCGGTGGCCTGCCATTTGCGCCCGGTGGGGAAGGCCGCGCCGCCCCGGCCGAGCAGTCCGGAGTCGGTGACCTCCCGGATCACCCCGGCCGGGCCGATGTCGAACGCCCGCCGCAGCGCGGCGTATCCGCCGTGCGACCGGTAGTCGTCGATGCTGAGCGGGTCGACGACCCCGACCCGTTGGAGCAGCAGCAGCCCCTCCTGCCCGGCCTGCGGCACCGCCAGGGCGGCCGACGGCTCCTCGGGGGCGTCCTCGGGAGCCGTGGCGGCGTCGACCAGCGTGTCGACCGTGGCGGGCGCGATGACGGCGAACGCCTGCCGCCGGGGGGCGGATTCGGCCGATGAGCCGTTGGCGTGCGCCCGCAGGGGCGTGACCACCGCCCCGTTCGGCGCGTCCGCCGTGCCGGGATCCGCCCGGACGGGGGTGACTCCGGCGTCGCCCGCCGTCCGGTCGGGCCCGGCCGGCTCGTTGGGACCGCCCGTCCGCGCCGGGGTACCGGCGTGCTTCAGCCGGGGGTCCCGCTGCGCGGGCACGGCGTCGGACGGGGTGCCCGCCTGCAACAGCAGCGCCGCCGGGGCCCGTTCGCACAGCCCGAGACAGGGGCTCGACTGCCATGTGACGCCGTCGGAGACCGAGCCCGCCGCCCCCATCCGTTCCTCCAGGTCCGCGCAGAGCTTCGCGGACCCGTTCCCCGCGCACGCCAGGTCGGTGCAGACGTGCAGCACCTTGGCGGGGCGGGGCTTGAGCGCGAACATCGCGTAGAACGTGGCCACGCCGTACGCCTCCGCCGGCGGCACCGTGAGCCGCCGGCACAGGTAGGCGAGCGCGCCCTCGCTGATCCAGCCCACGCGGTCGTTGACGGCGTGCAACCCCGGCAACAGCAGGTCGCGCCGCTCGCGTGCCTCGCGACCACCGCGGGCCCAGCGCAGATCCACGTCCGAGCGGTCCGCCGCGCCTTCCCACGCCGACGTCGCGGGACCGAGCAGCGAGTCGACCGCCGCGCGCTCCTCGTCCGTCGGTTCGCTGTCACCGAAGTGCAGGTCCACTGATTCTCAGCCCCTCACTGCTGTCGACGACATCTCTGTCACGTTGTCGGGCAACTTCTCGATCCGGATGGCCGAGGCCTTGAACTCGGCGGTGCCGGCGATCGGGCAGTTCGCCTCGATCGTCAGCTGGTTGGTGTCCACCTCGTCCGGGAAGTGCATGGTCATGAAGGCCAGTCCGGGACGCAGTCCGCGGTCGATCCACACCGGCGCCCGCACCGTGCCGCGTCGTGAGGAGATCTGGACCTCCTCGCCGACCTCGACCCCGTACATCCGCGCGTCCTCCGGGCACAGCTCCAGGTACTCGCCGCGGCGCAGCGGGGAGGCGAAACTCCCGCTCTGCACACCGGTGTTGTACGAGTCGAGCCGGCGCCCGGTGGTGAGCCTGATCGGGTACTGATCGTCCGTCAGGTCCACCGGCGGGTCGTGCTTCACGATGCCGAACGGGGCGAGCCTGCCGCGCTTGGCGGGGTCCGCGTCCCACAACCTGCCGTGCAGATAGGTGGGTTCGATCCGCTCGGTGTCGGGGCACGGCCACTGGATGCCCTGGTGCTCGGCCAGCCGGTCATACGTCATCCCGAAGTGGTCGGGGGACAGCGCGCGCAGCTCGTTCCAGACGGTCTCCGCGTCCGCGAACTTCCAGCTGTGCCCGAGGCGGCCCGCGATCTCGCAGATGATCCCGATGTCCTCGCGCGCCTCGCCCGGCGGGTCGAGCGCCTTGCGTACGCGCTGGACCCGGCGCTCGCTGTTGGTGGTGGTGCCGTCGGTCTCGCACCAGGCCGCGGTGGCGGGCAGGACCACGTCCGCCAGCTCGGCCGTCCTGGTGAGGAAGATGTCCTGCACCACGAGGAAGTCGAGCGCCTTCATCCTTGTCACGGCCTGCTCGCTGTCGGCCTCGGACTGCGCCGGGTTCTCACCGATGCAGTAGACGGCCCTGAGGTCGCCGGTCTCCATCGCCTCGAACATGTCGGTCAGGTTGAGGCCGTAGTGGGGCTGGACCACGGTGTCCCACGCGGTCTCGAACTTCTGCCGCACAGTCGGCTCCAGGATGTCCTGGAAGCCCGGCAGCCGGTTGGGGATGGCCCCCATGTCGCCGCCGCCCTGCACGTTGTTCTGGCCGCGCAGGGGCTGGACCCCGGAGCCGTACCGTCCGACGTGCCCGGTGAGCAGCGACAGGTTGATCAGCGCCCGGACGTTGTCCGTGCCGTTGTGGTGCTCGGTGATGCCGAGCGTCCAGCACAACTGGGCCCGCTCGGCGCGGGCGTAGGCGTGGGCGAGGTCGCGGATCGCCTCGGCGGGTACGCCCGTCACCTTCTCGGCCACGGTGAGGGTCCACGGCTCGACCTCGGCCGCGTACTCCTCGAAACCGGTGGTCGCCTGCTCGATGAACTGCTTGTTGTGCAGGCCCGCGTGGATGATCTCGCGGGCGACGGCGTGGGCGAGCGGGATGTCCGTGCCGACGTTGAGGCCCATCCAGCTCTCGGCCCATTCGGCCGTGCTGGTGCGGCGCGGGTCGACGGCGTACATCCGCGCGCCGTTCCTGATGCCGCGCAGGACGTGCTGGAAGAAGATCGGGTGCGCGAAGCGGGCGTTGGAGCCCCACATCACGATCAGATCGGTGTGCTCGACCTCCTCGTACGAGGAGGTGCCGCCGCCGGAACCGAAGGCCGCCGAGAGTCCGGCGACGCTCGGCGCGTGACAGGTCCGGTTGCAGGAGTCGACGTTGTTGGTGCCCATCACCACTCGCGCGAACTTCTGCGCGACGTAGTTCATCTCGTTCGTGGCACGGGCGCACGAGAACATGCCGAACGCGCCGCGTGCGGCGCCCAGTCCCTCGGCCGCCCGGTCAAGTGCCTCTTCCCAGGTCGCCCGCCGGAACGGGCCGCCCTTCTCGTCCCGCACCAGCGGGTATTCGAGCCTGGCATAGGTCTTCGGCGTGCGATCCCGCCTTCTTGCGCTGCTTTTCACGCTGCGCTCCCTCATGAGTCATGGCTTGTGGCCGCGCCATTGCATACAGTATCCCGATGGGCCGTGGGAAGTGGAAGCCTTGCGCATGGGTTTTGTGTGGGCCGGAAGTGCCAAGTCCCCCCGGCGGGCCGGTTCGTCCCCGGTCGCCGGACGGGCTCGATCGAGCCCGTCCGGCGACCGGGACTCCTGGATCTACGCGGCCGCGCCGCGGGCCAGCAGGTCGGAGATGGCGTCGACCGTGCGGAGCGTCGGCACCTCGATGTCGCACATGGCGGCCAGTTCGACGACCGCCGCGAGCAGCACGTCCAGCTCCATCGGCTTCCCCTTCTCCAGGTCCTGGAGGGTGGAGGTCCGGTGGTCGCCGACCCGTTCGGCGCCGGCCAGCCGGCGTTCGACGGAGATGTCGGGGTGGCAGCCGAGCGCCTCGGCGACCCGCAGCGTCTCCCTCATCATCAGTTCGATGACTTCCCGGGTGGTTCGGTGCAGACACATCTCCCGCATCGTGGCGCGGGTCAGCGCGCTGATCGGGTTGAAGGAGATGTTGCCGAGGAGTTTGATCCAGATCTCCTCGCGCAGTTCGGCCTCGACCGGACACTTGAGTCCGCCCGCCCGCATGGCCTCCCCGAACTCCTTGGTGCGTGGCGAGAGCGATCTGTCCGGCTCCCCGATGGAGAACCGGGTGCCTTCCAAGTGCCGTACGACGCCCGGCCCTTCCAGCTCCGTCGCCGCGTAGACGACACAGCCGATGGCGCGCTCCGGCGGCAGGACGGCGCTGACCGAGCCGCCGGGATCGACGCTCTCTATACGACGGCCGTCGTGCGGGCCGCCGTGCCGGTGGAAGTACCACCAGGGGATCCCGTTCTGGGCGGCGATGACCGCCGTGTGGTCCTGGAGCAGAGGCGCGATCAGCGGCCCGCACGCCGCGTACGAATTCGCCTTCAGGCCCAGGAACACATAGTCGACCGGCCCGATGTCGGCCGGCTGATCGGTGGCGTGCACCCGCGCGGTCCAATCGCCGCGCGGGCTGTACACCCGGACTCCGTGCTGCCTCATGGCCGCCAGATGCGGTCCACGGGCGATGAGATGGACTTCGGCGCCTGCGCGATCGAGCGCGGCACCGACATAGGCGCCGATCGCACCGGCACCGACGACTGCGACTTTCACCGTGGGGCTCTCCGTTCGCTTTGAGGGTGTTGAGAGAAGCGCGGAAAGGAGCACACTTTGCCGACGATATATTGTCTACAGTATGGAATAACTGCCGACAAGACTTCTGTCGTCGGCATACGGTCGACGTGAACAGCGGGTCAAAGATCTTCCCAAACGGTCGGGACGGTTCCTAGAGTTCGCGACCATGACCCCACCACTCGCCCCGGTCGGCTGGAGCCGCTGGCTGGTGCCCCCCGCAGCGCTCTCGGTGCACCTCTCGATCGGACAGGCCTACGCCTGGAGCGTGTTCAAGCCGCCCCTGGAATCCGCTCTCGGTCTCTCCGGAACCCAGAGCGCCCTCCCCTTCCAGCTGGGCATCGTGATGCTCGGACTGTCCGCCGCCTTCGGCGGCACCCTCGTCGAACGCAACGGCCCGCGCTGGGCGATGACCGTCGCACTCGTCTGCTTCTCGTCCGGCTTCCTGCTCTCCGCGCTCGGCGCCGCGACCGAGCAGTTCTGGCTGATCGTCTTCGGCTACGGCTTCGTCGGCGGCATCGGACTCGGCATCGGCTACATCTCGCCGGTCTCGACGCTGATCAAATGGTTCCCCGACCGGCCGGGCATGGCGACCGGCATCGCGATCATGGGCTTCGGCGGCGGCGCGCTCATCGCCTCGCCGTGGTCCGCGCAGATGCTGGAGTCGTTCGGCTCCACGAACGACGGCATCGCCAAGGCGTTCCTCGTACACGGCCTGGTCTACGCGGTGTTCATGCTGCTCGGTGTCCTGCTG
Proteins encoded in this window:
- the fdhD gene encoding formate dehydrogenase accessory sulfurtransferase FdhD; protein product: MGRVTERRRTIRIRDGAVTTRPDTLVAEEPMEIRLNGKPLAITMRTPGDDFALAAGFLVSEGVLGSADDVRSIVYCAGATDDGRNTYNVVDVQLAPGVPVPDITLERNVYTTSSCGLCGKASLDAVRTTARFPIADTPPVRVEPALLSVLPDRLREAQRVFDRTGGLHAAALFSEDGELLDIREDVGRHNAVDKLVGRALQQGLLPLSRVILLVSGRASFELAQKAVMAGIPVLAAVSAPSSLAVDLAAEAGLTLVGFLRGPSMNVYAGDERVALHSEV
- a CDS encoding 2Fe-2S iron-sulfur cluster-binding protein — encoded protein: MTVVPLQLPRRLLEFTLDGEPTRVPEGSTILDACRAAGKDIPTLCEGDTLTPKNACRVCVVEVEGARTLAPACSRRAEAGMKVSTDSERARTSRKVVLELLASSTDLSTTPRAAEWIKEYEAKPDRFGPDAARVNETPKIDNDLYVRDLDKCILCYKCVDACGDQWQNTFAISVAGRGFDARISTEHAVALPESACVYCGNCIEVCPTGALSFKSEFDMREAGTWDESAQTETTTICAYCGVGCNLTLHVQENEIVKVTSPHDNPVTHGNLCIKGRFGYQHAQQRG
- a CDS encoding NAD(P)H-dependent oxidoreductase subunit E — protein: MDLHFGDSEPTDEERAAVDSLLGPATSAWEGAADRSDVDLRWARGGREARERRDLLLPGLHAVNDRVGWISEGALAYLCRRLTVPPAEAYGVATFYAMFALKPRPAKVLHVCTDLACAGNGSAKLCADLEERMGAAGSVSDGVTWQSSPCLGLCERAPAALLLQAGTPSDAVPAQRDPRLKHAGTPARTGGPNEPAGPDRTAGDAGVTPVRADPGTADAPNGAVVTPLRAHANGSSAESAPRRQAFAVIAPATVDTLVDAATAPEDAPEEPSAALAVPQAGQEGLLLLQRVGVVDPLSIDDYRSHGGYAALRRAFDIGPAGVIREVTDSGLLGRGGAAFPTGRKWQATASQPDRPHYLVCNADESEPGTFKDRVIMEGDPFALIEAMTIAGYATGAHVGYLYLRGEYPRALHRLENALTQARLLGFLGDDVLGQGYAFDIEIRRGAGAYICGEETALFNSIEGFRGEPRSKPPFPVEKGLFGKPTAANNVETLINVLPILTTGAEAYAAIGTENSTGPKLFCVSGNVERPGIYELPFGATLGELLDLAGTPTEIRAILLGGAAGGFVRPDERDIPLTFEGTRAAGTTLGSGVVLVMDDTVGLPRTLLRIAEFFRDESCGQCVPCRVGTVRQEEALHRIKDRTGAAASDDVALLREVGQTMRDASICGLGQTAWNAVESAIDRLGAFK
- a CDS encoding molybdopterin-dependent oxidoreductase yields the protein MRERSVKSSARRRDRTPKTYARLEYPLVRDEKGGPFRRATWEEALDRAAEGLGAARGAFGMFSCARATNEMNYVAQKFARVVMGTNNVDSCNRTCHAPSVAGLSAAFGSGGGTSSYEEVEHTDLIVMWGSNARFAHPIFFQHVLRGIRNGARMYAVDPRRTSTAEWAESWMGLNVGTDIPLAHAVAREIIHAGLHNKQFIEQATTGFEEYAAEVEPWTLTVAEKVTGVPAEAIRDLAHAYARAERAQLCWTLGITEHHNGTDNVRALINLSLLTGHVGRYGSGVQPLRGQNNVQGGGDMGAIPNRLPGFQDILEPTVRQKFETAWDTVVQPHYGLNLTDMFEAMETGDLRAVYCIGENPAQSEADSEQAVTRMKALDFLVVQDIFLTRTAELADVVLPATAAWCETDGTTTNSERRVQRVRKALDPPGEAREDIGIICEIAGRLGHSWKFADAETVWNELRALSPDHFGMTYDRLAEHQGIQWPCPDTERIEPTYLHGRLWDADPAKRGRLAPFGIVKHDPPVDLTDDQYPIRLTTGRRLDSYNTGVQSGSFASPLRRGEYLELCPEDARMYGVEVGEEVQISSRRGTVRAPVWIDRGLRPGLAFMTMHFPDEVDTNQLTIEANCPIAGTAEFKASAIRIEKLPDNVTEMSSTAVRG
- a CDS encoding 2-dehydropantoate 2-reductase, giving the protein MKVAVVGAGAIGAYVGAALDRAGAEVHLIARGPHLAAMRQHGVRVYSPRGDWTARVHATDQPADIGPVDYVFLGLKANSYAACGPLIAPLLQDHTAVIAAQNGIPWWYFHRHGGPHDGRRIESVDPGGSVSAVLPPERAIGCVVYAATELEGPGVVRHLEGTRFSIGEPDRSLSPRTKEFGEAMRAGGLKCPVEAELREEIWIKLLGNISFNPISALTRATMREMCLHRTTREVIELMMRETLRVAEALGCHPDISVERRLAGAERVGDHRTSTLQDLEKGKPMELDVLLAAVVELAAMCDIEVPTLRTVDAISDLLARGAAA